GCCGATATGTTAGCTAAACGTAAACAAGAAGCTGAAAACTTAGGCATATCACCCGCCTTAATTGAAGATATTTTACGCCGATTAATGCGTGAGTCCTATATAAGTGAAAACGACAAAGGTTTTAAAAAAGTTTACAACGGCAAAGGCTCGATTGTCATCATTGGCGGTAATGGACAAATGGGTAGACTATTTGCCAAACTATTTACCCTATCAGGTTATGAAGTTAAAACCTTAGGTTCCAAAACCATGCATCAAGCAGCCGAAGTTGTCGCTGATGCCGCTGCCGTTATTGTTACAGTACCTATCAACAAAACATGCGAAATCATTGAACAATTACCACCGTTACCTAAAGATTGCATTTTAACCGATTTTACATCAATCAAAGTCAAACCTTTACAAGCCATGCTAGCCAAACACGCGGGGCCTGTGGTTGGATTGCATCCAATGTTTGGTCCTGACGTGCCAAATTTAGCCAAACAAGTCATTGTCTACTGCCAAGGTCGATATCCTGAGCAATATCAATGGTTAATTGAACAGATGCGAATTTGGGGAGCCAATTTGTGCGCGATTGATGCCAAAGAGCATGACAAATGTATGTCGTTTATTCAAGCATTACGCCATTTTACTTCGTTCTCATACGGTGTAAATTTACAACGAGAACACGCTGATTTAGAACAATTAATTACCTTATCATCACCTATTTATCGCTTGGAGTTAATGATGGTTGGTCGCTTATTTGCTCAAGATCCCGTTCTTTATGCCGATATCATCATGGCGTCAGATGAAAATATTGAGTTAATCAAACGCTATTATGAATGTTTTGGACAAATGGTTAAATTAATTGAACAACGAGATAAAACTAAATTCATTGAAAATTTTAATGAAGTAACTAAATGGTTTGGCAGTTATGCTGAACGTTTTATAAAAGAGAGCCAAGTATTATTAAAATTTGCTAATGACAATCGAGAATAATTTTACTTAGCTTCCTTTTATAGGATAAAAAACGACTTATAAGAAAGGCAATTGGTCAAATAAAAAACTTTAGTATGAGGAAATAACATGTCTAATCGGAAATATTTT
This Gilliamella sp. ESL0443 DNA region includes the following protein-coding sequences:
- the tyrA gene encoding bifunctional chorismate mutase/prephenate dehydrogenase yields the protein MSKELLSLRHKIDEVDKSILALISQRLALVAEVGEVKSEHGIPIYDPKREADMLAKRKQEAENLGISPALIEDILRRLMRESYISENDKGFKKVYNGKGSIVIIGGNGQMGRLFAKLFTLSGYEVKTLGSKTMHQAAEVVADAAAVIVTVPINKTCEIIEQLPPLPKDCILTDFTSIKVKPLQAMLAKHAGPVVGLHPMFGPDVPNLAKQVIVYCQGRYPEQYQWLIEQMRIWGANLCAIDAKEHDKCMSFIQALRHFTSFSYGVNLQREHADLEQLITLSSPIYRLELMMVGRLFAQDPVLYADIIMASDENIELIKRYYECFGQMVKLIEQRDKTKFIENFNEVTKWFGSYAERFIKESQVLLKFANDNRE